One window from the genome of Amycolatopsis sp. NBC_01480 encodes:
- a CDS encoding DUF3145 domain-containing protein — protein MSTRGNTRGVVYVHSSPSAVCPHVEWAISGTLGARVELKWTAQPASPGQLRAECGWRAPAGSGGKLAAALKAWPMLRFEVTEEPSAGLDGERFCFAPGLGLWHGRTSANGDIVVGEDQLRALVTMTRGGESLAHKLDELLAASWDEALEPYRHAGDGAPVTWLHQVG, from the coding sequence GTGAGCACCCGTGGCAACACCCGAGGCGTGGTGTACGTCCACTCGTCGCCGTCTGCGGTTTGCCCGCACGTCGAGTGGGCTATTTCGGGCACCCTGGGTGCCCGAGTCGAGCTGAAGTGGACGGCGCAGCCCGCCAGTCCGGGACAGCTCCGCGCCGAATGCGGCTGGCGTGCGCCCGCCGGCAGTGGCGGCAAGCTGGCCGCCGCGCTCAAGGCGTGGCCGATGCTGCGCTTCGAGGTCACCGAGGAGCCCAGCGCGGGCCTCGACGGCGAGCGGTTCTGCTTCGCGCCCGGCCTCGGCCTGTGGCACGGGCGGACCAGCGCCAACGGCGACATCGTGGTCGGCGAGGACCAGCTGCGCGCGCTCGTGACCATGACGCGGGGCGGCGAATCCTTGGCGCACAAGCTGGACGAGCTGCTGGCGGCGAGCTGGGACGAGGCGCTGGAGCCCTACCGGCACGCCGGCGACGGCGCCCCGGTCACCTGGCTGCACCAGGTCGGCTGA
- a CDS encoding beta-ketoacyl-[acyl-carrier-protein] synthase family protein, with the protein MSNIDVVITGMGATTPLGGDVASTWDGLLAGRSGVRPLTADWVEELGLPVKIGGTLAVEPSEVLPRVQARRLDRCEQVAIIAARQAWADAGFTEQTDEHTDVVPERLGVSIGTGVGGPVTLLSQNDLLHQQGLRKVSPLTVPMLMPNGPAAHVSIDLKARAGVHSPASACASGAEGIATGYEMIRSGRADVVVAGGTEACIHPITLAGFAQARTVSTRNDDPSAASRPFDVSRDGFVLGEGSGVVVLERADLAKARGARIYATLAGYGITSDAYHITGNHPDGIGQIAAMRAAMDMARLSPADIQHVNAHATSTVVGDIGEAAAIRTAIGDHAVVTAPKGALGHLVGGAGAVEGIATILSMYEGVVPTTLNLTDLDPKVQLDVVSGENRKMEITAAISNSFGFGGHNTALLFTPAV; encoded by the coding sequence ATGAGCAACATCGACGTCGTCATCACCGGCATGGGGGCCACCACCCCGCTCGGCGGAGACGTCGCGTCCACTTGGGACGGCCTGCTGGCCGGCCGCAGCGGCGTCCGCCCATTGACCGCGGACTGGGTCGAAGAACTCGGCCTGCCCGTGAAGATCGGCGGAACGCTGGCCGTCGAGCCCAGCGAGGTGCTGCCGCGCGTCCAGGCCCGGCGGCTGGACCGGTGCGAGCAGGTGGCGATCATCGCCGCGCGCCAGGCCTGGGCCGATGCCGGCTTCACCGAGCAGACCGACGAGCACACCGACGTCGTGCCGGAGCGCCTCGGCGTGTCCATCGGCACCGGCGTCGGCGGCCCGGTGACGCTGCTGAGCCAGAACGACCTGCTGCACCAGCAGGGTCTTCGCAAGGTCTCCCCGCTCACCGTGCCGATGCTGATGCCCAACGGCCCGGCCGCGCACGTGAGCATCGACCTGAAGGCCCGGGCGGGCGTGCACTCCCCGGCCTCGGCGTGCGCTTCCGGCGCCGAGGGCATCGCCACCGGCTACGAGATGATCCGGTCCGGCCGGGCCGACGTCGTGGTCGCGGGCGGCACCGAGGCGTGCATCCACCCGATCACGCTGGCCGGCTTCGCCCAGGCGCGCACGGTGTCGACCCGCAACGACGACCCGTCGGCCGCGTCCCGGCCGTTCGACGTCAGCCGCGACGGCTTCGTCCTCGGTGAGGGCTCGGGCGTCGTGGTGCTGGAGCGGGCCGACCTCGCCAAGGCCCGCGGCGCGCGGATCTACGCGACGCTCGCCGGCTACGGGATCACATCCGATGCCTACCACATCACGGGCAACCACCCGGACGGCATCGGGCAGATCGCGGCCATGCGGGCCGCGATGGACATGGCCCGGCTGTCCCCGGCGGACATCCAGCACGTGAACGCGCACGCCACGTCCACTGTGGTCGGTGACATCGGCGAGGCGGCCGCGATCCGGACCGCCATCGGCGACCACGCGGTGGTCACCGCGCCGAAGGGCGCCCTCGGCCACCTCGTCGGCGGCGCCGGCGCGGTGGAGGGCATCGCCACGATCCTCTCGATGTACGAGGGCGTGGTGCCGACGACGCTGAACCTCACCGACCTGGACCCGAAGGTCCAGCTCGACGTGGTGTCCGGTGAGAACCGCAAGATGGAGATCACCGCGGCGATCAGCAACTCGTTCGGCTTCGGCGGCCACAACACCGCGCTGCTGTTCACCCCCGCCGTCTGA
- a CDS encoding acyl carrier protein, translated as MADNAEILAGLAEIVEEVAGVAQDDVTAEKSFVDDLDIDSLSMVEIAVQAEDKFGVKIPDDELANLKTVGDAVNYVSANQN; from the coding sequence ATGGCTGACAACGCTGAGATCCTCGCCGGCCTCGCCGAGATCGTCGAAGAGGTGGCCGGTGTGGCTCAGGACGACGTCACCGCCGAGAAGTCGTTCGTGGACGACCTGGACATCGACTCGCTGTCGATGGTCGAGATCGCCGTGCAGGCCGAGGACAAGTTCGGCGTCAAGATCCCGGACGACGAGCTGGCCAACCTCAAGACCGTCGGCGACGCGGTGAACTACGTCTCCGCCAACCAGAACTAG
- a CDS encoding beta-ketoacyl-ACP synthase 3 — protein sequence MTDRPSLRQSTGPSSTRILGTGSHQPDKIVTNDDLSQLMDTNDQWIRDRVGIIERRFGEKDELLVDFAVAAGSAALADAGVDPSEVDTVILPNCTMPTQIPNAAAQVATRIGIQSAGAFDLNAACAGFCYGLGVASDLIRAGSAKKVLVIGAEKLTDSVDPLDRANAIIFADGAGAAVVGGADEPGIGPVVWGSAGDLVDLIYMRDGKYIYQEGQSVFRWATTQIAPIALRALEAAGLQPSDVDILIPHQANLRIVESIAKKLRAAGAREDLVVADDIKYSGNTSSASIPLALDHMRKAGTAKSGDVVLAVGFGAGLSYAGQAFLCP from the coding sequence GTGACCGACCGCCCCAGCCTGCGCCAGAGCACCGGCCCGAGCAGCACCCGGATCCTCGGCACCGGGAGCCACCAGCCGGACAAGATCGTCACCAACGACGACCTGTCGCAGCTCATGGACACCAACGACCAGTGGATCCGCGACCGCGTCGGCATCATCGAGCGGCGCTTCGGGGAGAAGGACGAGCTGCTGGTCGACTTCGCCGTCGCCGCCGGCTCCGCCGCGCTGGCCGACGCGGGCGTCGATCCGTCCGAAGTGGACACGGTCATCCTGCCGAACTGCACGATGCCGACGCAGATCCCGAACGCGGCCGCCCAGGTCGCCACCCGGATCGGCATCCAGAGCGCCGGCGCCTTCGACCTCAACGCCGCGTGCGCCGGCTTCTGCTACGGCCTCGGCGTGGCCTCGGACCTGATCCGGGCCGGCTCCGCGAAGAAGGTCCTGGTGATCGGCGCGGAGAAGCTCACCGACTCGGTCGACCCGCTCGACCGCGCGAACGCGATCATCTTCGCCGACGGCGCGGGCGCCGCGGTGGTCGGCGGCGCCGACGAGCCGGGCATCGGCCCGGTGGTCTGGGGCAGCGCCGGCGACCTGGTCGACCTGATCTACATGCGCGACGGGAAGTACATCTACCAGGAGGGCCAGTCGGTCTTCCGGTGGGCGACCACGCAGATCGCGCCGATCGCCCTGCGCGCGCTGGAGGCCGCGGGCCTGCAGCCGTCCGATGTGGACATCCTGATCCCGCACCAGGCGAACCTGCGCATCGTCGAGTCGATCGCCAAGAAGCTGCGGGCCGCGGGCGCGCGGGAGGACCTGGTCGTCGCCGACGACATCAAGTACTCCGGCAACACCTCGTCGGCATCGATCCCGCTGGCGCTGGACCACATGCGCAAGGCGGGCACCGCGAAGTCCGGCGACGTCGTGCTGGCGGTCGGCTTCGGTGCCGGGCTTTCCTATGCCGGGCAGGCTTTCCTCTGCCCCTGA
- a CDS encoding ACP S-malonyltransferase: MTVAVLSPGQGSQAPGMLTPWLELDGARARVAEWSAHAGLDLLRLGTEAGAEEIQDTAVAQPLIVALSLLSFEHLQQAAPVAADAPVAGHSVGELAAAAIAGVLSSADAVALAAVRGAEMAKACALEPTSMAAVMLGDPEQVVAWLEEQGLAAANRNGAGQIVASGSAEAIERIVAEPLEGTKIRALKVAGAFHTPYMAPAEAALREHAAGLTPADPVRPLLSNADGRVVTSGAEYLDRLVAQVTRPVRWDLTMDGLVSLGVTSTFELAPAGTLTGLVKRQLKGVVTTTIALKTPAELANLREEDAQ; encoded by the coding sequence GTGACAGTCGCAGTCCTCTCTCCCGGCCAGGGCTCCCAGGCCCCCGGCATGCTCACCCCGTGGCTCGAGCTCGACGGCGCCCGCGCGCGCGTGGCCGAGTGGTCCGCCCACGCCGGGCTCGACCTGCTCCGGCTCGGCACCGAGGCCGGCGCCGAGGAGATCCAGGACACCGCCGTCGCGCAGCCGCTGATCGTGGCGCTTTCCCTGCTCTCGTTCGAGCACCTGCAGCAGGCCGCCCCGGTGGCGGCCGACGCTCCGGTGGCCGGGCACTCGGTCGGCGAGCTGGCCGCGGCCGCGATCGCCGGGGTGCTCAGCTCGGCCGACGCGGTGGCGCTCGCCGCCGTGCGCGGCGCCGAGATGGCGAAGGCCTGCGCGCTGGAGCCCACGTCGATGGCGGCCGTGATGCTCGGCGATCCCGAGCAGGTCGTGGCGTGGCTCGAGGAGCAGGGCCTGGCCGCGGCCAACCGGAACGGCGCGGGCCAGATCGTCGCGTCCGGCTCGGCCGAGGCGATCGAACGGATCGTCGCCGAACCGCTCGAGGGCACGAAGATCCGTGCGCTCAAGGTGGCCGGCGCCTTCCACACGCCGTACATGGCGCCCGCCGAAGCCGCCCTGCGCGAGCACGCCGCCGGCCTCACCCCGGCCGACCCGGTCCGCCCGCTGCTGTCCAATGCGGACGGCCGGGTGGTCACCAGCGGCGCCGAGTACCTGGACCGCCTGGTCGCCCAGGTGACCCGCCCGGTGCGCTGGGACCTGACCATGGACGGCCTCGTCTCGCTCGGCGTGACCAGCACATTCGAACTCGCGCCCGCGGGCACGCTGACCGGCCTGGTCAAGCGGCAGCTCAAGGGTGTCGTCACCACTACCATCGCGCTGAAGACGCCGGCTGAGCTGGCGAACCTGCGCGAGGAGGACGCCCAGTGA
- a CDS encoding PucR family transcriptional regulator, which yields MAETSSGRQVPKHHGLSAKTLRGLEHASGRLASASVAVMEQRLVWFARLPADQRASVLLITQAGAAGFVDWLRDSKEALKLTTEAFRDAPAELSRWVSLRQAVGMVRLAIEVFEEQLPEFAANEAERAALIEGILRYGREIAFAAANSYAAAAEARGAWDARLEALVVDGIVRGDAEEAVLSRAAALGWDPASAATVLVGNPPSEDPPTVVFEVRSRAARVGRPVLLSVQGSRLVIVIGGPTDGGPKERETLSRMSAVFADGPVVAGPTVPSLAEAHHSAAEALSGLRAVVGWPGAPRPVRSEDLLPERALSGDPEAERLLVDLVARPLEEAGPALQRTVETYLETGGVLERCAQALFVHPNTVRYRLRKAAELTGRNPTEPRDALVLRIALTVGRLARARGLW from the coding sequence ATGGCTGAAACGAGTTCCGGGCGCCAGGTGCCCAAGCACCACGGGCTGTCCGCCAAGACCCTGCGCGGGCTGGAGCACGCGTCCGGGCGCCTCGCGAGCGCGAGCGTCGCGGTGATGGAGCAGCGGCTGGTGTGGTTCGCGCGGCTGCCCGCGGACCAGCGCGCGAGCGTCCTGCTCATCACGCAGGCCGGCGCGGCGGGCTTCGTCGACTGGCTGCGTGATTCGAAGGAGGCGCTGAAGCTCACCACGGAGGCGTTCCGCGACGCGCCCGCCGAGCTTTCGCGTTGGGTCAGCCTGCGCCAGGCCGTCGGCATGGTGCGGCTGGCCATCGAGGTGTTCGAGGAGCAGCTGCCGGAGTTCGCCGCGAACGAGGCCGAGCGCGCCGCCCTGATCGAAGGAATTCTGCGCTACGGCCGGGAAATCGCCTTCGCCGCGGCCAATTCCTACGCTGCCGCAGCGGAAGCGCGCGGTGCGTGGGACGCGCGGCTGGAGGCGCTGGTCGTCGACGGCATCGTCCGCGGCGACGCCGAGGAAGCGGTGCTCTCCCGCGCCGCCGCGCTCGGCTGGGACCCGGCTTCGGCCGCGACGGTGCTCGTGGGCAACCCGCCGTCGGAAGACCCGCCGACGGTCGTGTTCGAGGTCCGCAGCCGGGCCGCGCGGGTCGGCCGGCCGGTGCTGCTGTCGGTGCAGGGCTCGCGGCTGGTCATCGTGATCGGCGGCCCCACCGACGGCGGGCCGAAGGAGCGCGAAACGCTCTCCCGGATGTCCGCGGTGTTCGCCGACGGCCCGGTGGTGGCCGGCCCGACCGTCCCGTCGCTGGCCGAGGCCCACCACAGCGCGGCCGAGGCGCTGTCCGGGCTGCGCGCGGTGGTCGGCTGGCCCGGCGCCCCGCGCCCGGTCCGCTCCGAAGACCTGCTGCCCGAGCGCGCCCTGTCCGGCGACCCGGAGGCCGAGCGGCTGCTGGTGGACCTCGTCGCCCGCCCGCTCGAAGAGGCGGGGCCGGCGCTGCAGCGCACGGTGGAGACCTACCTCGAGACCGGCGGCGTGCTCGAACGCTGCGCGCAGGCCCTGTTCGTGCACCCCAACACGGTGCGGTACCGGCTGCGCAAGGCGGCCGAGCTGACCGGCCGCAACCCCACCGAGCCCCGCGACGCGCTGGTCCTGCGGATCGCGCTGACCGTCGGCCGCCTGGCGCGGGCCCGCGGCCTCTGGTGA
- a CDS encoding ABC transporter ATP-binding protein: protein MPEPGLEIDAISKRYGTVVALEKMTFDVRPGELFGFVGSNGAGKTTTMRIALGVLSADAGEVRYAGEPVNYETRRHIGYMPEERGLYPKMKVGEQLTYLARLHGMSASDAKASTERWTERLGVAARRDSEVQALSLGNQQRVQLAAALVHEPRILVLDEPFSGLDPVAVDVMSAVLREKAATGVPVVFSSHQLDLVERLCDRIGIVRSGRMEACGSVAELRSGGAVRLLVDAPEAADGWAAGLPGVTVLGREGSVTEVELGDGADDQAVLRAALATGPVRGFSRKLPSLTDLFRSVVSEHHTQETAA from the coding sequence ATGCCAGAGCCCGGATTGGAGATCGACGCGATCTCCAAGCGGTACGGCACCGTGGTCGCGCTGGAGAAGATGACTTTCGACGTACGGCCGGGGGAGCTTTTCGGTTTCGTCGGCAGCAACGGCGCCGGCAAGACCACCACCATGCGCATCGCCCTCGGCGTGCTCAGCGCCGACGCCGGCGAGGTGCGCTACGCCGGCGAGCCGGTGAACTACGAGACCCGCCGCCACATCGGGTACATGCCCGAAGAGCGAGGTCTGTACCCGAAGATGAAGGTCGGCGAGCAGCTGACCTACCTGGCCCGGCTGCACGGGATGTCGGCGTCGGACGCCAAAGCCTCCACGGAACGGTGGACCGAGCGGCTCGGTGTCGCCGCGCGCCGCGACAGCGAGGTCCAGGCGCTGAGTCTCGGCAACCAGCAGCGCGTGCAGCTCGCCGCCGCGCTGGTGCACGAGCCGCGGATCCTCGTGCTGGACGAGCCGTTCTCCGGCCTCGACCCGGTCGCGGTGGACGTGATGAGCGCGGTGCTGCGGGAGAAGGCGGCCACGGGGGTGCCCGTCGTGTTCTCCAGCCACCAGCTCGATCTGGTGGAGCGGCTGTGCGACCGGATCGGGATCGTCCGAAGTGGACGGATGGAGGCGTGTGGTTCCGTGGCGGAGCTGCGTTCCGGCGGCGCGGTCCGGCTGCTCGTGGACGCGCCGGAGGCCGCGGACGGCTGGGCCGCCGGGCTGCCCGGCGTCACCGTGCTCGGCCGCGAGGGCTCGGTGACCGAAGTGGAGCTGGGCGACGGCGCGGACGACCAGGCCGTGCTGCGCGCGGCACTGGCGACCGGGCCGGTGCGCGGGTTCTCGCGGAAACTGCCTTCTCTGACCGATCTTTTCCGCTCCGTCGTGAGCGAACACCACACCCAGGAGACTGCGGCATGA
- a CDS encoding ABC transporter permease — MSEPDVRMSPLSAVGLVASREIGTRVKSKAYRISTLIMLILIVAVTVVFKLIGGSSGPDATVGFVPAAAPLAAPVTATAKSIGKNVATEQVPDQQAGVAKLNDGSIDALLVQDAQRVHVQVKKTLDPTLKNVLNVVAGQIALGEQIRGLGGDPAKVGAAVAGASIDELPPLQQPYNYDGQQLILGIIAGILIYLSLMLNGQSVAQGVVEEKTSRVVELLLSTIKPWQLMAGKVLGIGTVGLIQMLAIGVVGLAAGLGLGVLTISVSAAIGTVVWLIVWYLLGFFMYSIVFAALGALVSRQEDVGGATMPALMLVIVGYVVGISVLPSDPSNSFAEVLSVIPVFAPTLMPMRLAMGGVPVWEAVLSVGLVVLLIPALIWLAARIYRNAVMRTGAKVKLRDALSAA; from the coding sequence ATGAGCGAGCCCGACGTCCGGATGAGCCCGCTGTCCGCGGTCGGCCTGGTGGCCTCGCGCGAGATCGGCACGCGGGTCAAGTCGAAGGCCTACCGGATCAGCACGCTGATCATGCTGATCCTCATCGTCGCCGTCACGGTGGTGTTCAAGCTCATCGGTGGCAGCAGCGGCCCCGACGCGACCGTCGGCTTCGTGCCCGCGGCCGCCCCGCTCGCGGCGCCGGTGACGGCCACGGCGAAGTCGATCGGCAAGAACGTCGCCACTGAGCAGGTGCCCGACCAGCAGGCCGGCGTCGCCAAGCTGAACGACGGCTCGATCGACGCGTTGCTGGTGCAGGACGCGCAGCGGGTGCACGTCCAGGTGAAGAAGACGCTCGACCCGACGCTCAAGAACGTGCTGAACGTGGTGGCCGGGCAAATCGCCCTCGGCGAGCAGATCCGCGGGCTCGGCGGTGATCCGGCGAAGGTCGGGGCCGCCGTCGCCGGCGCTTCGATCGACGAACTGCCGCCGCTGCAGCAGCCGTACAACTACGACGGCCAGCAGCTCATTCTCGGTATCATCGCCGGGATCCTCATCTACCTGTCGTTGATGCTGAACGGCCAGAGCGTGGCGCAGGGCGTGGTCGAGGAGAAGACGTCCCGCGTGGTCGAGCTGCTGCTGTCCACGATCAAGCCGTGGCAGCTGATGGCGGGCAAGGTGCTCGGCATCGGCACGGTGGGGCTGATCCAGATGCTGGCGATCGGCGTGGTCGGGCTGGCCGCGGGGCTGGGGCTGGGGGTGCTGACCATCTCGGTGTCGGCGGCCATCGGCACCGTGGTGTGGCTGATCGTCTGGTACCTGCTCGGCTTCTTCATGTACTCGATCGTCTTCGCCGCGCTCGGCGCGCTCGTCTCCCGCCAGGAGGACGTCGGCGGCGCGACGATGCCGGCGCTGATGCTGGTGATCGTCGGTTACGTGGTCGGCATCTCGGTGCTGCCCTCGGACCCGTCGAACTCGTTCGCCGAGGTGCTGTCGGTGATCCCGGTCTTCGCGCCGACACTGATGCCGATGCGGCTGGCGATGGGCGGGGTGCCGGTGTGGGAGGCCGTGCTTTCGGTGGGGCTGGTGGTACTGCTGATCCCGGCGCTGATCTGGCTGGCCGCGCGGATCTACCGCAACGCCGTGATGCGCACCGGCGCGAAGGTCAAGCTGCGGGACGCGCTGAGCGCGGCCTGA
- a CDS encoding nicotinamide mononucleotide transporter family protein, translating into MDFLLHHGVTVLGQWISIAELAGQVFALAVVFLAERRTLWTWPVQVGATVLLFSVYISAHLGGLASRQIAILAISLYGWWAWNRRSDPVYGVVVRKGRWTERAAMLAGFVAGTVVMALVLQALNASWAPWPDAAIFVGTLVAFGAQGAGLVEFWLVWLVVDAIGVPLQISSGLYFSAAIYIVFAALVVHGWWSWNRTAKNVQRAPVTAASS; encoded by the coding sequence GTGGACTTCCTGCTGCATCACGGCGTGACCGTGCTGGGCCAGTGGATCTCGATCGCGGAGCTGGCGGGCCAGGTGTTCGCGCTGGCTGTCGTGTTCCTGGCCGAGCGGCGGACGCTGTGGACGTGGCCGGTGCAGGTCGGGGCCACCGTGCTGTTGTTCTCCGTCTACATCTCCGCGCACCTCGGCGGGCTGGCGAGCCGGCAGATCGCCATCCTCGCCATCTCGCTTTACGGCTGGTGGGCGTGGAATCGGCGCAGCGATCCGGTGTACGGCGTCGTCGTGCGTAAGGGGCGGTGGACCGAGCGGGCCGCGATGCTGGCCGGGTTCGTCGCCGGCACCGTAGTCATGGCGCTGGTCCTGCAGGCGCTGAACGCGTCGTGGGCGCCGTGGCCGGACGCCGCGATCTTCGTCGGGACGTTGGTGGCCTTCGGGGCCCAGGGGGCCGGTCTGGTGGAGTTCTGGCTGGTCTGGCTGGTGGTCGACGCGATCGGCGTGCCGCTGCAGATCTCGTCCGGGCTGTACTTCTCCGCGGCGATCTACATCGTTTTCGCCGCGCTGGTCGTGCACGGCTGGTGGAGCTGGAACCGCACGGCCAAGAACGTTCAGCGGGCGCCGGTCACGGCAGCATCCAGCTGA